One part of the Candidatus Abyssobacteria bacterium SURF_5 genome encodes these proteins:
- a CDS encoding chorismate synthase, which produces MLRYMTAGESHGQALVAIVEGIPAGLRVRRDFIQMRITARQAGYGRGGRMKIEQDTPSFLSGVRNGITLGSPVSVLISNRDWENWQKVMAPFNVDEAAVQARSISRPRPGHADLAGALKYGHSDIRNILERASARETAVKTAIGAIAEQLLLEFEIEIAAHVIRIGKVCADTSSIARKQLLKNSEMSPVRCADPAAAGKMMKEIDAAAAARDTLGGKVEVVAYNIPVGLGSHVQHDRRLGVRLAAAVMGVPAIKAVEIGEGVRLAELRGSEAHDEIFHSRRKGMRSAGFYRKTNRAGGIEGGISNGENIILKATMKPIPTLGRPLRSVDLLTRKPAKAAVERSDICAVPAASIIARAAVALELASAMIEKFGGDSIAEMKRNFTAYLRALRSFGGNA; this is translated from the coding sequence TGTCGCGATTGTCGAAGGAATTCCCGCCGGCCTGCGCGTGCGGCGAGATTTCATCCAGATGCGGATTACCGCTCGTCAAGCCGGTTATGGGCGCGGCGGCCGAATGAAGATCGAGCAGGATACCCCCTCCTTTCTCTCAGGAGTGAGGAACGGGATCACGCTGGGCAGTCCGGTGTCGGTGTTGATATCGAACAGGGATTGGGAGAACTGGCAAAAGGTGATGGCGCCCTTTAACGTTGATGAGGCGGCTGTCCAAGCGAGATCGATTTCCCGACCGCGGCCGGGCCATGCCGATCTGGCCGGTGCGCTGAAGTATGGACATTCGGACATCCGCAACATCCTCGAACGAGCGAGCGCACGCGAGACGGCGGTTAAAACGGCAATCGGCGCGATCGCAGAGCAACTTCTGCTTGAATTTGAAATCGAGATCGCGGCCCACGTCATCCGGATCGGGAAGGTATGCGCAGATACATCCTCTATTGCGCGGAAGCAGCTTCTGAAGAACTCCGAGATGTCTCCGGTTCGCTGCGCGGACCCGGCGGCTGCGGGAAAAATGATGAAGGAGATAGATGCGGCGGCGGCGGCGCGCGACACGTTGGGTGGAAAGGTCGAGGTTGTGGCCTATAACATACCAGTCGGCCTGGGCTCTCACGTGCAGCATGATCGGCGCCTCGGGGTGCGGCTGGCGGCGGCGGTAATGGGGGTTCCCGCCATCAAAGCGGTGGAAATAGGGGAGGGCGTGCGGCTGGCCGAACTGAGGGGATCAGAGGCGCATGACGAGATCTTTCATTCTCGGCGAAAGGGCATGCGTTCGGCCGGTTTCTATCGAAAGACCAATCGCGCCGGCGGCATCGAGGGCGGAATCTCGAACGGAGAGAACATCATTCTCAAGGCGACCATGAAACCGATCCCAACGCTGGGCCGCCCGCTTCGTTCGGTCGATCTTCTAACGCGAAAACCGGCGAAGGCGGCCGTCGAGCGGAGTGATATCTGTGCGGTTCCGGCAGCGAGTATTATTGCAAGAGCTGCTGTGGCTCTTGAACTCGCGTCGGCGATGATCGAGAAGTTCGGAGGCGATAGCATCGCGGAGATGAAGAGGAATTTTACTGCGTACCTCCGTGCGCTGAGGAGCTTCGGCGGGAATGCATAA